One window of the Eucalyptus grandis isolate ANBG69807.140 chromosome 6, ASM1654582v1, whole genome shotgun sequence genome contains the following:
- the LOC120294570 gene encoding receptor-like protein 33 — MCNATQLELIVLSNNGLTNSLPRCITNFSTNLSILDMQMNHLDGTIPQSFSFENNLTTINLSENWFEGTLPRSLVNCTNLEILDLRSNQIEDTFPRWLGKLPELKVLTLQSNNFKGLLNISKGDLIFPKLRILDLSNNNFGGPLPTDLIVNLKGMKSTIVGQGEPLYMPAHVGYENTVTVMFKGKETKLVKILTIFTTIDLSHNSFQGKIPKAFGHLHSLIGLNLSHNHLIGSIPLTLGNLTDLEWLDLSSNMLSGGIPRVLGDLAFLGYLNFSKNQLTGRIPQDKHLSTFSSEFFSGNPGLCGTPLPKACHGETQPPLPSSLSTLDGEGHESWFKRKVVWMGYASGIVVGISAAYIAIEMGWPKWLARGVRMLERSATQWMEKPKQRTIKFHGQ; from the coding sequence ATGTGCAATGCCACCCAGCTCGAGCTCATCGTCTTGTCCAACAACGGCTTAACAAATAGCTTGCCTCGATgcataacaaattttagcacCAACCTGTCAATTTTGGATATGCAAATGAATCACCTTGATGGCACAATTcctcaatcattttctttcgaaaataACTTGACGACTATTAACTTGAGCGAAAATTGGTTTGAAGGCACGTTGCCCAGATCCCTTGTCAATTGTACAAATCTGGAAATTCTAGATCTCCGTAGCAATCAGATAGAGGATACATTCCCGAGATGGTTGGGAAAACTTCCAGAATTGAAAGTTCTCACTTTGCAGTCTAACAATTTTAAGGGtcttttaaacatttcaaaGGGAGATCTCATCTTTCCTAAATTACGCATTTTGGATCTCTCCAACAACAACTTTGGTGGTCCATTACCAACCGACTTGATAGTGAACCTTAAAGGCATGAAGAGTACAATAGTTGGGCAAGGCGAACCATTGTATATGCCCGCACATGTGGGATATGAAAATACCGTGACCGTGATGTTCAAAGGGAAAGAGACAAAACTAGtgaagatcttgaccattttcaCAACCATTGACTTGTCACACAACTCTTTCCAAGGAAAGATTCCTAAAGCTTTTGGCCATCTTCACTCTCTCATAGGGCTCAACCTTTCGCATAACCACCTTATTGGTTCCATCCCTTTGACTTTAGGAAACTTGACCGATCTTGAATGGCTTGATTTATCTTCGAACATGCTTAGTGGGGGGATTCCTAGAGTACTAGGAGATTTGGCATTTCTAGGTTACTTAAACTTCTCAAAAAACCAACTCACCGGGCGAATTCCTCAAGACAAGCATTTGAGCACATTTTCAAGCGAATTTTTTAGTGGGAATCCAGGCTTATGTGGAACTCCATTGCCAAAAGCATGCCATGGCGAGACTCAACCTCCTCTACCGTCGTCCTTGTCAACTCTTGATGGCGAAGGACATGAGAGTTGGTTCAAACGGAAAGTAGTGTGGATGGGTTATGCATCTGGAATTGTCGTTGGGATTTCTGCAGCATACATTGCAATTGAAATGGGATGGCCCAAGTGGCTTGCACGAGGCGTGAGAATGTTGGAGAGAAGTGCAACTCAGTGGATGGAGAAGCCAAAGCAGAGGACCATCAAGTTTCATGGACAGTGA